One window of the Anguilla rostrata isolate EN2019 chromosome 13, ASM1855537v3, whole genome shotgun sequence genome contains the following:
- the LOC135237559 gene encoding S-adenosylhomocysteine hydrolase-like protein 1 isoform X5, whose product MAQKQGRQIQFVEDKQEFSRFPTKAGRRSLSRSISQSSTDSYSSAASYTDSSDDETSPRDKSQVNSKGTSDFCVKNIKQAEFGRREIEIAEQDMSALISLRKRAQGEKPLAGAKIVGCTHITAQTAVLIETLVALGAQCRWTACNIYSTQNEVAAALSEIGVSVFAWKGESEDDFWWCIDRCVNMEGWQPNMILDDGGDLTHWVYKKYPSVFKKIRGIVEESVTGVHRLYQLSKAGKLCVPAMNVNDSVTKQKFDNLYCCRESILDGLKRTTDVMFGGKQVVVCGYGEVGKGCCAALKALGAIVYITEIDPICALQACMDGFRVVKLNEVIRQVDVIITCTGNKNVVTRDQLDRMKNGCIVCNMGHSNTEIDVASLRTPELTWERVRSQVDHVIWPDGKRVVLLAEGRLLNLSCSTVPTFVLSITATTQALALIELYNAPEGRYKQDVYLLPKKMDEYVASLHLPTFDAHLTELSDEQAKYLGLNKNGPFKPNYYRY is encoded by the exons CAGATCCAGTTTGTGGAGGACAAGCAGGAATTCAGCCGGTTCCCCACCAAGGCTGGACGGCGTTCCCTGTCCCGCTCCATCTCCCAGTCCTCTACGGACAGCTACAGCTCAG CTGCCTCATACACAGACAGCTCCGACGATGAGACCTCACCCAGGGACAAGTCACAGGTCAACTCCAAGGGCACCAGTGACTTCTGCGTGAAGAACATCAAGCAGGCCGAGTTTGGGCGCCGGGAGATTGAGATCGCTGAGCAAG ACATGTCCGCCTTGATCTCGCTGAGAAAGAGGGCGCAGGGGGAGAAGCCGCTGGCCGGGGCCAAAATCGTGGGCTGTACCCACATCACTGCCCAGACCGCG GTCCTGATTGAGACGCTGGTTGCCCTCGGCGCCCAGTGCCGCTGGACAGCCTGTAACATCTACTCCACTCAGAACGAGGTGGCAGCTGCTCTGTCCGAGATAG GCGTGTCCGTTTTTGCCTGGAAGGGGGAGTCGGAGGATGACTTCTGGTGGTGCATCGACCGCTGTGTCAACATGGAGGGCTGGCAGCCGAACATG ATCCTGGATGATGGCGGTGACCTGACTCACTGGGTGTATAAGAAGTACCCCAGTGTCTTCAAGAAGATCCGGGGCATCGTGGAAGAGAGCGTCACTGGGGTGCACAG GTTGTATCAGCTGTCAAAAGCTGGGAAGCTGTGTGTCCCAGCCATGAACGTCAATGACTCCGTCACCAAGCAGAAGTTTGACAACCTCTACTGCTGCAGAGAGTCCATCCTGGATGG GTTGAAGAGGACCACTGATGTGATGTTTGGAGGAAAGCAAGTGGTGGTCTGCGGCTATGGAGAG GTGGGGAAAGGGTGCTGTGCTGCCCTGAAGGCCCTGGGGGCCATTGTCTACATCACAGAGATCGACCCCATCTGTGCCCTGCAGGCCTG CATGGACGGCTTCAGAGTTGTCAAGCTCAACGAGGTCATTCGCCAGGTGGACGTCATcatcacctgcacag GGAATAAAAACGTGGTGACCCGGGACCAGCTGGACCGGATGAAGAATGGCTGCATTGTCTGCAACATGGGGCACTCCAACACCGAAATTGATGTG GCCAGCCTGCGGACGCCGGAGCTCACCTGGGAAAGGGTGCGCTCACAGGTGGACCACGTTATCTGGCCCGACGGCAAGAGAGTCGTCCTGCTGGCCGAG GGTCGTCTGTTGAACCTGAGCTGTTCCACCGTGCCCACCTTTGTCCTTTCAATCACAGCCACGACTCAG GCCCTCGCCCTGATCGAGCTCTACAACGCACCCGAGGGCCGTTATAAGCAAGATGTCTACCTGCTGCCCAAGAAGATGG ATGAGTACGTGGCCAGCTTGCACCTGCCCACCTTTGACGCCCACCTGACAGAGCTGTCAGACGAGCAGGCCAAGTACCTGGGCCTGAACAAGAACGGGCCCTTCAAGCCCAACTACTACAG ataTTAA
- the LOC135237559 gene encoding S-adenosylhomocysteine hydrolase-like protein 1 isoform X6 translates to MAQKQGRIQFVEDKQEFSRFPTKAGRRSLSRSISQSSTDSYSSAASYTDSSDDETSPRDKSQVNSKGTSDFCVKNIKQAEFGRREIEIAEQDMSALISLRKRAQGEKPLAGAKIVGCTHITAQTAVLIETLVALGAQCRWTACNIYSTQNEVAAALSEIGVSVFAWKGESEDDFWWCIDRCVNMEGWQPNMILDDGGDLTHWVYKKYPSVFKKIRGIVEESVTGVHRLYQLSKAGKLCVPAMNVNDSVTKQKFDNLYCCRESILDGLKRTTDVMFGGKQVVVCGYGEVGKGCCAALKALGAIVYITEIDPICALQACMDGFRVVKLNEVIRQVDVIITCTGNKNVVTRDQLDRMKNGCIVCNMGHSNTEIDVASLRTPELTWERVRSQVDHVIWPDGKRVVLLAEGRLLNLSCSTVPTFVLSITATTQALALIELYNAPEGRYKQDVYLLPKKMDEYVASLHLPTFDAHLTELSDEQAKYLGLNKNGPFKPNYYRY, encoded by the exons ATCCAGTTTGTGGAGGACAAGCAGGAATTCAGCCGGTTCCCCACCAAGGCTGGACGGCGTTCCCTGTCCCGCTCCATCTCCCAGTCCTCTACGGACAGCTACAGCTCAG CTGCCTCATACACAGACAGCTCCGACGATGAGACCTCACCCAGGGACAAGTCACAGGTCAACTCCAAGGGCACCAGTGACTTCTGCGTGAAGAACATCAAGCAGGCCGAGTTTGGGCGCCGGGAGATTGAGATCGCTGAGCAAG ACATGTCCGCCTTGATCTCGCTGAGAAAGAGGGCGCAGGGGGAGAAGCCGCTGGCCGGGGCCAAAATCGTGGGCTGTACCCACATCACTGCCCAGACCGCG GTCCTGATTGAGACGCTGGTTGCCCTCGGCGCCCAGTGCCGCTGGACAGCCTGTAACATCTACTCCACTCAGAACGAGGTGGCAGCTGCTCTGTCCGAGATAG GCGTGTCCGTTTTTGCCTGGAAGGGGGAGTCGGAGGATGACTTCTGGTGGTGCATCGACCGCTGTGTCAACATGGAGGGCTGGCAGCCGAACATG ATCCTGGATGATGGCGGTGACCTGACTCACTGGGTGTATAAGAAGTACCCCAGTGTCTTCAAGAAGATCCGGGGCATCGTGGAAGAGAGCGTCACTGGGGTGCACAG GTTGTATCAGCTGTCAAAAGCTGGGAAGCTGTGTGTCCCAGCCATGAACGTCAATGACTCCGTCACCAAGCAGAAGTTTGACAACCTCTACTGCTGCAGAGAGTCCATCCTGGATGG GTTGAAGAGGACCACTGATGTGATGTTTGGAGGAAAGCAAGTGGTGGTCTGCGGCTATGGAGAG GTGGGGAAAGGGTGCTGTGCTGCCCTGAAGGCCCTGGGGGCCATTGTCTACATCACAGAGATCGACCCCATCTGTGCCCTGCAGGCCTG CATGGACGGCTTCAGAGTTGTCAAGCTCAACGAGGTCATTCGCCAGGTGGACGTCATcatcacctgcacag GGAATAAAAACGTGGTGACCCGGGACCAGCTGGACCGGATGAAGAATGGCTGCATTGTCTGCAACATGGGGCACTCCAACACCGAAATTGATGTG GCCAGCCTGCGGACGCCGGAGCTCACCTGGGAAAGGGTGCGCTCACAGGTGGACCACGTTATCTGGCCCGACGGCAAGAGAGTCGTCCTGCTGGCCGAG GGTCGTCTGTTGAACCTGAGCTGTTCCACCGTGCCCACCTTTGTCCTTTCAATCACAGCCACGACTCAG GCCCTCGCCCTGATCGAGCTCTACAACGCACCCGAGGGCCGTTATAAGCAAGATGTCTACCTGCTGCCCAAGAAGATGG ATGAGTACGTGGCCAGCTTGCACCTGCCCACCTTTGACGCCCACCTGACAGAGCTGTCAGACGAGCAGGCCAAGTACCTGGGCCTGAACAAGAACGGGCCCTTCAAGCCCAACTACTACAG ataTTAA